One part of the Phoenix dactylifera cultivar Barhee BC4 unplaced genomic scaffold, palm_55x_up_171113_PBpolish2nd_filt_p 000101F, whole genome shotgun sequence genome encodes these proteins:
- the LOC103722356 gene encoding protein MEI2-like 4 isoform X2: MPSKFMDQRRPSLFGLPSETSSFFSEELPFPTERQVGFWKPDSVPDNHETEGMPLLPGSQSVSSSPLEKLHLAAANSVECLELSHPDLFNDQKAKLSLEPHLMGPGGTINTSLTSWMTANHDSGSRPYLLAQPASLFVQGNGVSLNGTHYENGLFSSSFSDILDKKLRLSSNNVPLGQSVDMVNSNIGDDEPFESMEEIEAQTIGNLLPDDDDLLSGVFDNLGFSGRPSGGDDMDDDIFCSGGGMELEADDNANGNKTCDFFEGGAQNGQQGGLNGPFTGEHPYGEHPSRTLFVRNINSNVDDAELRALFEQYGDIRTLYTACKHRGFVMISYYDIRAARNAMRALQNKPLGHRKLDIHFSIPKDNPSEKDINQGTLVVFNLDSSVSNDDLRQIFGVYGEVKEIRETPHKHHHKFVEFYDVRAAEAALRALNRSDIAGKKIKLEPSRPGGARRLMQQLSPELEQEELNGGKQGSPNNSPSGCFGSIPFGPITSNCLENGASQGLHSAAQGPTGPFLESTFHGISSSGPQSLSSPVRIASVGNHSNQSIQDELSNSLGQLSFGFQSLPGYHPRSLPEYPNGLSNGIQDSSSNTMSSISININSRPAEGTDNMHIHKVGSGSLNSHSFDHSEGAFGVSGNGSCPLHGHQYAWNNSNAFHHYPPGPMLWSNSPSFVNSMPTHPPPQMHGLPGVPSHMLNTVLPFHQHHVGSAPAINPSLWDRRHGYAGDSKDIPAFHPESLGTMGFSGSPQLHALELASRNIFPHASGSCIDPSLSPAQVGIPSFQQRCHMFHGRNLMTAMPAPFDAPNDRIRSRRSEASANQCDNKKQYELDIERIVHGEDSRTTLMIKNIPNKYTSKMLLAAIDEHHRGTYDFIYLPIDFKNKCNVGYAFINMIDPQHIIPFYQTFNGKKWEKFNSEKVASLAYARIQGKAALIAHFQNSSLMNEDKRCRPILFHSDGPNAGDQEPFPMGENIRSRSGRSRTASNEENLHGNPSTSANGEASCSGAGSPSGSTKDSE, from the exons ATGCCATCTAAATTCATGGATCAGAGGCGCCCGTCTCTATTTGGCCTTCCCTCTGagacctcttccttcttttcggaGGAACTCCCCTTTCCTACTGAG AGACAAGTTGGATTTTGGAAACCTGACTCCGTGCCTGATAATCATG AAACAGAGGGAATGCCATTACTGCCAGGAAGTCAGtcagtttcttcttctcctctggaGAAGCTTCATCTAGCGGCAGCAAACTCTGTGGAATGCTTAGAACTTTCACATCCTGATCTTTTTAATGATCAGAAAGCTAAGCTCAGTCTTGAGCCTCATCTGATGGGACCAGGCGGGACTATTAACACATCATTGACTTCTTGGATGACTGCTAACCATGATTCTGGATCCCGACCTTATCTCTTGGCACAACCTGCATCCTTATTTGTGCAAGGGAATGGAGTTAGCTTAAATGGGACCCACTATGAGAATGGGCTTTTCTCAAGCTCTTTTTCAGACATACTTGACAAAAAAT TGAGGTTGTCATCAAACAATGTTCCTTTAGGGCAGTCTGTTGATATGGTGAATTCCAACATTGGGGATGATGAACCTTTTGAATCAATGGAAGAAATTGAGGCCCAAACTATTGGAAACCTACttcctgatgatgatgatctGCTCTCTGGTGTTTTTGACAATCTTGGTTTTAGTGGTCGACCTAGTGGTGGAGATGATATGGatgatgatatattttgcaGCGGAGGAGGTATGGAACTTGAAGCTGATGACAACGCTAATGGCAACAAAACTTGTGATTTTTTTGAAGGTGGGGCCCAAAATGGTCAGCAAGGGGGACTAAATGGCCCATTTACTGGTGAACACCCTTATGGCGAACACCCCTCAAGAACTCTTTTTGTTAGAAACATCAATAGCAATGTTGACGATGCTGAGTTAAGGGCTCTTTTTGag CAATATGGGGACATACGCACACTTTATACAGCCTGCAAACATCGTGGTTTTGTAATGATATCCTACTATGATATAAGGGCAGCAAGAAATGCTATGAGAGCACTTCAAAACAAGCCACTGGGGCACAGGAAGCTTGACATACACTTCTCTATTCCGAAG GACAACCCTTCAGAGAAAGATATTAACCAGGGAACACTGGTGGTATTCAACCTTGATTCCTCTGTTTCAAATGATGATCTTCGCCAGATATTTGGGGTGTATGGTGAAGTCAAAGAG ATTCGTGAAACTCCTCACAAGCATCACCATAAATTTGTAGAGTTTTATGATGTTAGAGCTGCTGAAGCTGCTCTTCGTGCTCTAAACAGGAGCGATATTGCAGGAAAGAAAATTAAGCTTGAGCCTAGCCGCCCTGGAGGTGCAAGACG CTTAATGCAGCAGTTATCTCCAGAGTTGGAGCAGGAAGAGCTGAACGGAGGAAAGCAGGGCAGTCCTAATAACTCTCCATCGGGATGCTTTG GATCCATCCCTTTTGGTCCAATTACATCAAATTGTCTCGAAAATGGAGCTAGCCAGGGCCTACATTCTGCAGCCCAAGGACCTACTGGTCCATTTTTGGaatccacatttcatggaataTCCTCCAGTGGACCTCAGAGTCTATCCTCCCCTGTTAGAATAGCATCAGTAGGTAACCACAGCAATCAATCCATCCAGGATGAGCTCAGCAACTCACTGGGTCAGTTGAGCTTCGGATTTCAAAGTTTGCCAGGTTACCATCCTCGTTCACTTCCTGAGTATCCCAATGGATTAAGTAATGGAATCCAAGACAGCTCCTCAAATACTATGTCATCCATCAGTATCAATATCAATTCCAGGCCTGCTGAGGGAACTGATAACATGCATATTCATAAAGTAGGCTCTGGAAGCCTTAACAGCCATTCCTTTGATCATAGCGAAGGTG CATTTGGAGTTTCTGGAAATGGAAGCTGCCCTCTTCATGGACATCAGTATGCTTGGAATAATTCAAATGCATTCCACCATTACCCCCCTGGCCCCATGCTATGGTCCAATTCACCATCATTTGTGAACAGCATGCCTACTCATCCCCCGCCTCAGATGCATGGACTTCCAGGAGTTCCATCTCATATGCTGAATACTGTTCTACCTTTTCACCAACATCATGTTGGTTCAGCACCTGCCATCAATCCATCTCTTTGGGATAGGCGACATGGCTATGCAGGGGATTCCAAGGATATACCTGCTTTTCATCCAGAATCTCTTGGAACTATGGGGTTTTCTGGCAGCCCTCAGCTGCATGCGCTGGAACTTGCTTCTCGCAACATCTTTCCTCATGCTAGTGGGAGCTGCATAgatccttctctttctcctgcACAAGTTGGAATTCCTTCGTTCCAGCAAAGGTGTCACATGTTCCATGGAAGGAACCTCATGACCGCTATGCCTGCCCCATTTGATGCTCCTAATGATCGTATCAGGAGTCGAAGAAGTGAAGCAAGTGCAAATCAGTGTGATAACAAAAAGCAATATGAACTTGATATCGAACGCATTGTGCATGGAGAAGACTCTCGAACAACACTTATGATTAAAAACATTCCCAACAA ATACACCTCTAAGATGCTTTTGGCTGCTATTGATGAACATCATCGAGGAACTTATGATTTTATCTATTTGCCCATTGACTTTAAG AACAAATGCAATGTGGGTTATGCTTTTATCAACATGATTGATCCTCAGCATATAATTCCATTTTATCAG ACATTTAATGGTAAGAAATGGGAGAAGTTCAACAGCGAAAAAGTGGCATCACTTGCATATGCCAGAATCCAAGGAAAAGCAGCTCTTATTGCTCATTTCCAGAATTCAAGTCTTATGAATGAGGACAAACGGTGTCGTCCTATTCTCTTCCATTCAGATGGTCCTAATGCAGGGGATCAG GAGCCCTTCCCTATGGGGGAGAACATCCGGTCGAGGTCTGGCAGATCAAGGACTGCCAGTAATGAAGAGAACCTTCATGGAAATCCATCAACCTCTGCAAATGGAGAAGCTTCTTGCAGTGGAGCGGGCTCTCCTTCAGGTTCCACCAAGGACTCGGAGTGA
- the LOC103722356 gene encoding protein MEI2-like 4 isoform X1 produces MPSKFMDQRRPSLFGLPSETSSFFSEELPFPTERQVGFWKPDSVPDNHETEGMPLLPGSQSVSSSPLEKLHLAAANSVECLELSHPDLFNDQKAKLSLEPHLMGPGGTINTSLTSWMTANHDSGSRPYLLAQPASLFVQGNGVSLNGTHYENGLFSSSFSDILDKKLRLSSNNVPLGQSVDMVNSNIGDDEPFESMEEIEAQTIGNLLPDDDDLLSGVFDNLGFSGRPSGGDDMDDDIFCSGGGMELEADDNANGNKTCDFFEGGAQNGQQGGLNGPFTGEHPYGEHPSRTLFVRNINSNVDDAELRALFEQYGDIRTLYTACKHRGFVMISYYDIRAARNAMRALQNKPLGHRKLDIHFSIPKDNPSEKDINQGTLVVFNLDSSVSNDDLRQIFGVYGEVKEIRETPHKHHHKFVEFYDVRAAEAALRALNRSDIAGKKIKLEPSRPGGARRCLMQQLSPELEQEELNGGKQGSPNNSPSGCFGSIPFGPITSNCLENGASQGLHSAAQGPTGPFLESTFHGISSSGPQSLSSPVRIASVGNHSNQSIQDELSNSLGQLSFGFQSLPGYHPRSLPEYPNGLSNGIQDSSSNTMSSISININSRPAEGTDNMHIHKVGSGSLNSHSFDHSEGAFGVSGNGSCPLHGHQYAWNNSNAFHHYPPGPMLWSNSPSFVNSMPTHPPPQMHGLPGVPSHMLNTVLPFHQHHVGSAPAINPSLWDRRHGYAGDSKDIPAFHPESLGTMGFSGSPQLHALELASRNIFPHASGSCIDPSLSPAQVGIPSFQQRCHMFHGRNLMTAMPAPFDAPNDRIRSRRSEASANQCDNKKQYELDIERIVHGEDSRTTLMIKNIPNKYTSKMLLAAIDEHHRGTYDFIYLPIDFKNKCNVGYAFINMIDPQHIIPFYQTFNGKKWEKFNSEKVASLAYARIQGKAALIAHFQNSSLMNEDKRCRPILFHSDGPNAGDQEPFPMGENIRSRSGRSRTASNEENLHGNPSTSANGEASCSGAGSPSGSTKDSE; encoded by the exons ATGCCATCTAAATTCATGGATCAGAGGCGCCCGTCTCTATTTGGCCTTCCCTCTGagacctcttccttcttttcggaGGAACTCCCCTTTCCTACTGAG AGACAAGTTGGATTTTGGAAACCTGACTCCGTGCCTGATAATCATG AAACAGAGGGAATGCCATTACTGCCAGGAAGTCAGtcagtttcttcttctcctctggaGAAGCTTCATCTAGCGGCAGCAAACTCTGTGGAATGCTTAGAACTTTCACATCCTGATCTTTTTAATGATCAGAAAGCTAAGCTCAGTCTTGAGCCTCATCTGATGGGACCAGGCGGGACTATTAACACATCATTGACTTCTTGGATGACTGCTAACCATGATTCTGGATCCCGACCTTATCTCTTGGCACAACCTGCATCCTTATTTGTGCAAGGGAATGGAGTTAGCTTAAATGGGACCCACTATGAGAATGGGCTTTTCTCAAGCTCTTTTTCAGACATACTTGACAAAAAAT TGAGGTTGTCATCAAACAATGTTCCTTTAGGGCAGTCTGTTGATATGGTGAATTCCAACATTGGGGATGATGAACCTTTTGAATCAATGGAAGAAATTGAGGCCCAAACTATTGGAAACCTACttcctgatgatgatgatctGCTCTCTGGTGTTTTTGACAATCTTGGTTTTAGTGGTCGACCTAGTGGTGGAGATGATATGGatgatgatatattttgcaGCGGAGGAGGTATGGAACTTGAAGCTGATGACAACGCTAATGGCAACAAAACTTGTGATTTTTTTGAAGGTGGGGCCCAAAATGGTCAGCAAGGGGGACTAAATGGCCCATTTACTGGTGAACACCCTTATGGCGAACACCCCTCAAGAACTCTTTTTGTTAGAAACATCAATAGCAATGTTGACGATGCTGAGTTAAGGGCTCTTTTTGag CAATATGGGGACATACGCACACTTTATACAGCCTGCAAACATCGTGGTTTTGTAATGATATCCTACTATGATATAAGGGCAGCAAGAAATGCTATGAGAGCACTTCAAAACAAGCCACTGGGGCACAGGAAGCTTGACATACACTTCTCTATTCCGAAG GACAACCCTTCAGAGAAAGATATTAACCAGGGAACACTGGTGGTATTCAACCTTGATTCCTCTGTTTCAAATGATGATCTTCGCCAGATATTTGGGGTGTATGGTGAAGTCAAAGAG ATTCGTGAAACTCCTCACAAGCATCACCATAAATTTGTAGAGTTTTATGATGTTAGAGCTGCTGAAGCTGCTCTTCGTGCTCTAAACAGGAGCGATATTGCAGGAAAGAAAATTAAGCTTGAGCCTAGCCGCCCTGGAGGTGCAAGACGGTG CTTAATGCAGCAGTTATCTCCAGAGTTGGAGCAGGAAGAGCTGAACGGAGGAAAGCAGGGCAGTCCTAATAACTCTCCATCGGGATGCTTTG GATCCATCCCTTTTGGTCCAATTACATCAAATTGTCTCGAAAATGGAGCTAGCCAGGGCCTACATTCTGCAGCCCAAGGACCTACTGGTCCATTTTTGGaatccacatttcatggaataTCCTCCAGTGGACCTCAGAGTCTATCCTCCCCTGTTAGAATAGCATCAGTAGGTAACCACAGCAATCAATCCATCCAGGATGAGCTCAGCAACTCACTGGGTCAGTTGAGCTTCGGATTTCAAAGTTTGCCAGGTTACCATCCTCGTTCACTTCCTGAGTATCCCAATGGATTAAGTAATGGAATCCAAGACAGCTCCTCAAATACTATGTCATCCATCAGTATCAATATCAATTCCAGGCCTGCTGAGGGAACTGATAACATGCATATTCATAAAGTAGGCTCTGGAAGCCTTAACAGCCATTCCTTTGATCATAGCGAAGGTG CATTTGGAGTTTCTGGAAATGGAAGCTGCCCTCTTCATGGACATCAGTATGCTTGGAATAATTCAAATGCATTCCACCATTACCCCCCTGGCCCCATGCTATGGTCCAATTCACCATCATTTGTGAACAGCATGCCTACTCATCCCCCGCCTCAGATGCATGGACTTCCAGGAGTTCCATCTCATATGCTGAATACTGTTCTACCTTTTCACCAACATCATGTTGGTTCAGCACCTGCCATCAATCCATCTCTTTGGGATAGGCGACATGGCTATGCAGGGGATTCCAAGGATATACCTGCTTTTCATCCAGAATCTCTTGGAACTATGGGGTTTTCTGGCAGCCCTCAGCTGCATGCGCTGGAACTTGCTTCTCGCAACATCTTTCCTCATGCTAGTGGGAGCTGCATAgatccttctctttctcctgcACAAGTTGGAATTCCTTCGTTCCAGCAAAGGTGTCACATGTTCCATGGAAGGAACCTCATGACCGCTATGCCTGCCCCATTTGATGCTCCTAATGATCGTATCAGGAGTCGAAGAAGTGAAGCAAGTGCAAATCAGTGTGATAACAAAAAGCAATATGAACTTGATATCGAACGCATTGTGCATGGAGAAGACTCTCGAACAACACTTATGATTAAAAACATTCCCAACAA ATACACCTCTAAGATGCTTTTGGCTGCTATTGATGAACATCATCGAGGAACTTATGATTTTATCTATTTGCCCATTGACTTTAAG AACAAATGCAATGTGGGTTATGCTTTTATCAACATGATTGATCCTCAGCATATAATTCCATTTTATCAG ACATTTAATGGTAAGAAATGGGAGAAGTTCAACAGCGAAAAAGTGGCATCACTTGCATATGCCAGAATCCAAGGAAAAGCAGCTCTTATTGCTCATTTCCAGAATTCAAGTCTTATGAATGAGGACAAACGGTGTCGTCCTATTCTCTTCCATTCAGATGGTCCTAATGCAGGGGATCAG GAGCCCTTCCCTATGGGGGAGAACATCCGGTCGAGGTCTGGCAGATCAAGGACTGCCAGTAATGAAGAGAACCTTCATGGAAATCCATCAACCTCTGCAAATGGAGAAGCTTCTTGCAGTGGAGCGGGCTCTCCTTCAGGTTCCACCAAGGACTCGGAGTGA
- the LOC103722356 gene encoding protein MEI2-like 4 isoform X4 gives MVNSNIGDDEPFESMEEIEAQTIGNLLPDDDDLLSGVFDNLGFSGRPSGGDDMDDDIFCSGGGMELEADDNANGNKTCDFFEGGAQNGQQGGLNGPFTGEHPYGEHPSRTLFVRNINSNVDDAELRALFEQYGDIRTLYTACKHRGFVMISYYDIRAARNAMRALQNKPLGHRKLDIHFSIPKDNPSEKDINQGTLVVFNLDSSVSNDDLRQIFGVYGEVKEIRETPHKHHHKFVEFYDVRAAEAALRALNRSDIAGKKIKLEPSRPGGARRCLMQQLSPELEQEELNGGKQGSPNNSPSGCFGSIPFGPITSNCLENGASQGLHSAAQGPTGPFLESTFHGISSSGPQSLSSPVRIASVGNHSNQSIQDELSNSLGQLSFGFQSLPGYHPRSLPEYPNGLSNGIQDSSSNTMSSISININSRPAEGTDNMHIHKVGSGSLNSHSFDHSEGAFGVSGNGSCPLHGHQYAWNNSNAFHHYPPGPMLWSNSPSFVNSMPTHPPPQMHGLPGVPSHMLNTVLPFHQHHVGSAPAINPSLWDRRHGYAGDSKDIPAFHPESLGTMGFSGSPQLHALELASRNIFPHASGSCIDPSLSPAQVGIPSFQQRCHMFHGRNLMTAMPAPFDAPNDRIRSRRSEASANQCDNKKQYELDIERIVHGEDSRTTLMIKNIPNKYTSKMLLAAIDEHHRGTYDFIYLPIDFKNKCNVGYAFINMIDPQHIIPFYQTFNGKKWEKFNSEKVASLAYARIQGKAALIAHFQNSSLMNEDKRCRPILFHSDGPNAGDQEPFPMGENIRSRSGRSRTASNEENLHGNPSTSANGEASCSGAGSPSGSTKDSE, from the exons ATGGTGAATTCCAACATTGGGGATGATGAACCTTTTGAATCAATGGAAGAAATTGAGGCCCAAACTATTGGAAACCTACttcctgatgatgatgatctGCTCTCTGGTGTTTTTGACAATCTTGGTTTTAGTGGTCGACCTAGTGGTGGAGATGATATGGatgatgatatattttgcaGCGGAGGAGGTATGGAACTTGAAGCTGATGACAACGCTAATGGCAACAAAACTTGTGATTTTTTTGAAGGTGGGGCCCAAAATGGTCAGCAAGGGGGACTAAATGGCCCATTTACTGGTGAACACCCTTATGGCGAACACCCCTCAAGAACTCTTTTTGTTAGAAACATCAATAGCAATGTTGACGATGCTGAGTTAAGGGCTCTTTTTGag CAATATGGGGACATACGCACACTTTATACAGCCTGCAAACATCGTGGTTTTGTAATGATATCCTACTATGATATAAGGGCAGCAAGAAATGCTATGAGAGCACTTCAAAACAAGCCACTGGGGCACAGGAAGCTTGACATACACTTCTCTATTCCGAAG GACAACCCTTCAGAGAAAGATATTAACCAGGGAACACTGGTGGTATTCAACCTTGATTCCTCTGTTTCAAATGATGATCTTCGCCAGATATTTGGGGTGTATGGTGAAGTCAAAGAG ATTCGTGAAACTCCTCACAAGCATCACCATAAATTTGTAGAGTTTTATGATGTTAGAGCTGCTGAAGCTGCTCTTCGTGCTCTAAACAGGAGCGATATTGCAGGAAAGAAAATTAAGCTTGAGCCTAGCCGCCCTGGAGGTGCAAGACGGTG CTTAATGCAGCAGTTATCTCCAGAGTTGGAGCAGGAAGAGCTGAACGGAGGAAAGCAGGGCAGTCCTAATAACTCTCCATCGGGATGCTTTG GATCCATCCCTTTTGGTCCAATTACATCAAATTGTCTCGAAAATGGAGCTAGCCAGGGCCTACATTCTGCAGCCCAAGGACCTACTGGTCCATTTTTGGaatccacatttcatggaataTCCTCCAGTGGACCTCAGAGTCTATCCTCCCCTGTTAGAATAGCATCAGTAGGTAACCACAGCAATCAATCCATCCAGGATGAGCTCAGCAACTCACTGGGTCAGTTGAGCTTCGGATTTCAAAGTTTGCCAGGTTACCATCCTCGTTCACTTCCTGAGTATCCCAATGGATTAAGTAATGGAATCCAAGACAGCTCCTCAAATACTATGTCATCCATCAGTATCAATATCAATTCCAGGCCTGCTGAGGGAACTGATAACATGCATATTCATAAAGTAGGCTCTGGAAGCCTTAACAGCCATTCCTTTGATCATAGCGAAGGTG CATTTGGAGTTTCTGGAAATGGAAGCTGCCCTCTTCATGGACATCAGTATGCTTGGAATAATTCAAATGCATTCCACCATTACCCCCCTGGCCCCATGCTATGGTCCAATTCACCATCATTTGTGAACAGCATGCCTACTCATCCCCCGCCTCAGATGCATGGACTTCCAGGAGTTCCATCTCATATGCTGAATACTGTTCTACCTTTTCACCAACATCATGTTGGTTCAGCACCTGCCATCAATCCATCTCTTTGGGATAGGCGACATGGCTATGCAGGGGATTCCAAGGATATACCTGCTTTTCATCCAGAATCTCTTGGAACTATGGGGTTTTCTGGCAGCCCTCAGCTGCATGCGCTGGAACTTGCTTCTCGCAACATCTTTCCTCATGCTAGTGGGAGCTGCATAgatccttctctttctcctgcACAAGTTGGAATTCCTTCGTTCCAGCAAAGGTGTCACATGTTCCATGGAAGGAACCTCATGACCGCTATGCCTGCCCCATTTGATGCTCCTAATGATCGTATCAGGAGTCGAAGAAGTGAAGCAAGTGCAAATCAGTGTGATAACAAAAAGCAATATGAACTTGATATCGAACGCATTGTGCATGGAGAAGACTCTCGAACAACACTTATGATTAAAAACATTCCCAACAA ATACACCTCTAAGATGCTTTTGGCTGCTATTGATGAACATCATCGAGGAACTTATGATTTTATCTATTTGCCCATTGACTTTAAG AACAAATGCAATGTGGGTTATGCTTTTATCAACATGATTGATCCTCAGCATATAATTCCATTTTATCAG ACATTTAATGGTAAGAAATGGGAGAAGTTCAACAGCGAAAAAGTGGCATCACTTGCATATGCCAGAATCCAAGGAAAAGCAGCTCTTATTGCTCATTTCCAGAATTCAAGTCTTATGAATGAGGACAAACGGTGTCGTCCTATTCTCTTCCATTCAGATGGTCCTAATGCAGGGGATCAG GAGCCCTTCCCTATGGGGGAGAACATCCGGTCGAGGTCTGGCAGATCAAGGACTGCCAGTAATGAAGAGAACCTTCATGGAAATCCATCAACCTCTGCAAATGGAGAAGCTTCTTGCAGTGGAGCGGGCTCTCCTTCAGGTTCCACCAAGGACTCGGAGTGA